The following coding sequences lie in one Chanos chanos chromosome 4, fChaCha1.1, whole genome shotgun sequence genomic window:
- the mettl21a gene encoding protein N-lysine methyltransferase METTL21A isoform X1 yields MALVPYEENLVPALSKLHNTSAEFYFANHRLRLTQDWNRLGVAAVVWDAAVVLCMYLELGHIDLKGKTAVELGAGTGLVGIVAALLGENLSNVTVTDRKPALEFLTENVRSNIPPDQQRAVQVSELSWGEDLERYPSGGFDLILGADIVYLEETFSALLRTLEYLSSDSTVVLLSCRIRYERDEQFLSLLKKTFRVQEVHYDSQRDVHIYTAVKGQTRTDL; encoded by the exons ATGGCCCTGGTTCCATACGAGGAGAATTTAGTGCCTGCGCTCTCTAAACTACACAACACATCCGCCGAGTTTTATTTCGCCAACCACCGACTGCGACTAACTCAGGACTGGAACCGACTGGGGGTGGCTGCTGTGGTGTGGGATGCA gCTGTGGTGTTGTGCATGTACCTCGAGCTGGGTCACATTGACTTGAAAGGAAAGACTGCAGTTGAGCTGGGTGCAGGAACAGGACTCGTAGGGATTGTGGCTGCCCTCCTGGGTGAGAATTTAT CGAATGTGACAGTCACTGACCGCAAGCCCGCTTTGGAGTTTCTGACTGAAAATGTACGAAGCAACATTCCGcctgaccagcagagggcagtgcaAGTGTCTGAACTGTCCTGGGGGGAGGACCTGGAACGCTATCCGTCTGGTGGCTTTGACCTCATCCTGGGGGCAGATATTGTGTATTTGGAAGAGACATTCTCTGCCCTGCTGCGTACCTTGGAGTACCTCAGCTCGGACAGCACGGTGGTTCTGCTGTCTTGTCGAATTCGTTATGAACGAGATGAACAGTTTCTGAGCCTGCTGAAGAAGACGTTCAGAGTGCAAGAAGTTCACTATGACTCACAGAGGGATGTACACATCTATACAGCTGTGAAGGGTCAAACCAGGACAGACCTGTGA
- the mettl21a gene encoding protein N-lysine methyltransferase METTL21A isoform X2 gives MALVPYEENLVPALSKLHNTSAEFYFANHRLRLTQDWNRLGVAAVVWDAAVVLCMYLELGHIDLKGKTAVELGAGTGLVGIVAALLGANVTVTDRKPALEFLTENVRSNIPPDQQRAVQVSELSWGEDLERYPSGGFDLILGADIVYLEETFSALLRTLEYLSSDSTVVLLSCRIRYERDEQFLSLLKKTFRVQEVHYDSQRDVHIYTAVKGQTRTDL, from the exons ATGGCCCTGGTTCCATACGAGGAGAATTTAGTGCCTGCGCTCTCTAAACTACACAACACATCCGCCGAGTTTTATTTCGCCAACCACCGACTGCGACTAACTCAGGACTGGAACCGACTGGGGGTGGCTGCTGTGGTGTGGGATGCA gCTGTGGTGTTGTGCATGTACCTCGAGCTGGGTCACATTGACTTGAAAGGAAAGACTGCAGTTGAGCTGGGTGCAGGAACAGGACTCGTAGGGATTGTGGCTGCCCTCCTGG GAGCGAATGTGACAGTCACTGACCGCAAGCCCGCTTTGGAGTTTCTGACTGAAAATGTACGAAGCAACATTCCGcctgaccagcagagggcagtgcaAGTGTCTGAACTGTCCTGGGGGGAGGACCTGGAACGCTATCCGTCTGGTGGCTTTGACCTCATCCTGGGGGCAGATATTGTGTATTTGGAAGAGACATTCTCTGCCCTGCTGCGTACCTTGGAGTACCTCAGCTCGGACAGCACGGTGGTTCTGCTGTCTTGTCGAATTCGTTATGAACGAGATGAACAGTTTCTGAGCCTGCTGAAGAAGACGTTCAGAGTGCAAGAAGTTCACTATGACTCACAGAGGGATGTACACATCTATACAGCTGTGAAGGGTCAAACCAGGACAGACCTGTGA